The proteins below come from a single Prolixibacter sp. NT017 genomic window:
- a CDS encoding C40 family peptidase: MRYGISNLSIIPVRTEPTEKSEMCTQVLFGEHYAILEETEKWTRIRIELDGYEGWIDRKMVNEVDNTLITQLQQLPAVVTTDVFNIVQSSDSYNNFLIVAGSSLPFYNQSDKTFRIDDSLYTIKGNVTIESPPDVRATIIENALKYFNAPYLWGGRSPLGVDCSGLTQVLYKMVGIPIPRDASQQVQIGQHLSFVDEAQPGDLAFFDNDEGLITHVGIIWERNKIIHSSGKVRIDNVDQFGIYNAETRKYTHKMRLMKRIIDG, from the coding sequence ATGAGATACGGAATCTCCAATCTCAGTATAATACCGGTTCGGACAGAGCCGACCGAGAAGAGTGAAATGTGCACACAAGTTCTGTTTGGTGAACATTACGCCATTTTGGAAGAAACTGAGAAGTGGACCCGCATCCGGATTGAGCTTGATGGATACGAGGGATGGATTGACCGGAAAATGGTCAACGAAGTGGATAATACACTCATAACACAACTGCAGCAACTTCCTGCAGTAGTAACAACAGATGTATTCAATATTGTTCAAAGCTCGGATAGCTACAATAATTTTTTGATTGTCGCGGGCAGTTCCTTACCTTTTTATAATCAGTCGGATAAAACCTTTCGGATCGACGATTCGTTATATACAATAAAGGGAAATGTAACGATTGAATCGCCGCCCGATGTAAGAGCTACCATTATCGAAAACGCGTTGAAATATTTCAATGCGCCGTATTTGTGGGGTGGTCGTTCTCCTTTGGGCGTTGATTGTTCGGGATTGACACAGGTTCTGTATAAAATGGTGGGAATACCTATTCCGCGTGATGCATCGCAGCAGGTTCAGATTGGTCAGCATCTCAGTTTTGTTGACGAAGCACAACCAGGCGATTTGGCGTTTTTTGATAACGACGAAGGTTTAATTACGCATGTGGGGATCATCTGGGAGCGGAACAAGATTATTCACTCTTCCGGAAAAGTGAGAATCGACAACGTCGACCAGTTTGGAATTTACAATGCAGAGACCCGAAAATATACGCACAAGATGCGCCTAATGAAGAGAATCATTGATGGTTAA
- a CDS encoding HD family phosphohydrolase encodes MNIENKLKSRESFWHTTFVVALFVITTILIYLALPGEARFKYEFQKGRPWMHETLIAPFDFAVLKSDDELKAERDSVLNAQLPYFTYQDSIGKEQIAKLKSRIDNLEQSADSKTTANTEVKDQLVSLYQEVFKRGILEQSISDYAALKGKSDLMLVEDHVGRKVPLGSVFSLKTAYNYLSSGQQQLADKYPSWQPLLVKLHPEVYIHANLVYDEKTTDFEKQKLLDNISTSRGMVQEGERIVSQGDLVTPDVYRILESLQKAYENRLGSNSTEYYGVLAGKAMFILLLVLVLFLFVFNIRRELLNSKRDIAFTLLMTVVMIYFCRLVVSTNPQLVYLVPFTVLALTIRTFLDARLAIFVNTIAALIVGFMVPNGYEFVLLQILAGTVAVISQDKLLRRGQLVITSVFILLTYVFAFIGISLIQEGNWDAINWMQMRWFVGNAVLTLITYLLVYIFEKSFGFVSDVTLIELSYSNQNLLRKLAEEAPGTFQHSLQVANLAEDAITKLGGNPLLVRTGAMYHDIGKTKAPHFFAENQAKGINPHEEMSLEESAQVIMNHVPDGVALAKKYKIPEMIINFIRTHHGTTKTGYFYLMSKNENPEQQIDASKFTYPGPVPSTRETAVVMLADSIEAASRSLKDINGESLSDLIDKIFNSKIKDGQLDYAPLTFQDITLLKQIFLEKLLTIYHVRMEYPDEKKVKKVKRKTIRLERRKKD; translated from the coding sequence ATGAACATAGAAAATAAACTAAAGTCCAGAGAATCATTCTGGCACACAACTTTCGTGGTAGCATTATTTGTCATCACCACGATTCTGATCTATCTGGCACTTCCGGGCGAAGCTCGCTTTAAATATGAGTTTCAAAAGGGACGTCCCTGGATGCACGAAACGCTTATCGCCCCTTTCGATTTTGCGGTTCTGAAAAGTGATGACGAACTCAAAGCAGAACGCGACTCCGTTCTAAATGCCCAGCTTCCGTATTTTACTTACCAGGATTCAATTGGTAAAGAGCAAATTGCAAAACTGAAAAGCCGGATTGACAACCTGGAGCAATCCGCCGATTCGAAAACAACCGCAAATACAGAAGTAAAAGATCAACTGGTTAGCCTTTACCAGGAAGTTTTCAAACGGGGTATTCTAGAGCAAAGCATTTCCGACTACGCTGCATTAAAAGGGAAAAGTGATTTGATGCTTGTGGAAGATCATGTCGGACGCAAAGTGCCGCTGGGCTCTGTTTTTTCCCTGAAAACAGCATATAACTACCTCTCATCGGGACAGCAGCAGTTGGCTGATAAATATCCCTCGTGGCAGCCGCTACTGGTCAAGTTGCATCCGGAGGTTTACATACACGCCAACCTGGTATACGATGAAAAAACGACCGATTTTGAAAAACAAAAACTACTGGACAATATCTCAACTTCGCGGGGAATGGTTCAGGAAGGCGAACGCATCGTTTCGCAAGGTGATTTGGTGACTCCCGATGTCTACCGGATTCTGGAATCGTTGCAAAAAGCTTACGAAAACCGTCTTGGTAGTAACTCGACAGAATATTATGGCGTACTGGCCGGAAAAGCCATGTTTATCCTTCTCCTTGTGCTGGTGCTTTTCCTGTTTGTTTTCAACATACGTCGCGAATTATTGAATTCAAAACGAGATATTGCTTTTACCCTTTTGATGACCGTCGTGATGATCTACTTCTGTCGACTGGTCGTTTCTACGAATCCGCAGCTCGTTTACCTCGTCCCGTTTACGGTTCTGGCTCTCACAATCCGGACTTTTCTGGATGCCCGATTGGCTATTTTTGTGAATACCATCGCCGCATTGATTGTTGGATTTATGGTACCTAACGGTTACGAATTTGTCCTGTTACAGATTCTGGCCGGAACAGTTGCCGTGATTAGCCAGGATAAATTATTGAGAAGAGGCCAGTTGGTAATCACATCTGTGTTTATTCTTTTAACGTACGTTTTTGCATTCATTGGTATCTCCCTCATTCAGGAAGGAAACTGGGATGCCATCAACTGGATGCAGATGCGATGGTTTGTAGGTAACGCCGTATTAACGCTGATTACTTACCTGCTGGTTTATATATTCGAGAAATCGTTTGGCTTTGTATCGGACGTGACGCTGATTGAACTCTCTTACTCGAACCAAAACCTGTTGCGTAAACTGGCTGAAGAAGCACCAGGAACATTCCAACACTCGTTGCAGGTTGCCAACCTCGCTGAAGATGCCATTACCAAACTGGGTGGCAATCCGTTACTTGTCAGAACAGGTGCGATGTATCATGATATTGGGAAAACCAAAGCGCCACATTTCTTTGCCGAAAACCAGGCCAAGGGGATTAATCCCCACGAAGAAATGTCGCTCGAAGAGAGCGCTCAGGTCATCATGAACCATGTACCCGACGGTGTAGCGCTTGCAAAAAAATACAAGATTCCGGAGATGATTATCAATTTCATCCGGACTCATCATGGAACAACCAAGACAGGCTATTTTTACCTGATGTCGAAGAATGAAAACCCGGAACAGCAGATTGATGCCTCGAAGTTTACCTATCCCGGCCCGGTTCCTTCGACCAGAGAAACAGCCGTGGTGATGCTGGCTGACAGTATCGAAGCAGCTTCCAGAAGTCTAAAGGACATTAATGGAGAGTCACTTTCCGATTTGATTGATAAAATATTCAATTCAAAAATTAAAGACGGACAGCTCGATTACGCTCCTCTTACCTTCCAGGATATCACACTTCTCAAGCAAATATTCCTCGAGAAGCTGTTAACCATCTACCATGTTCGAATGGAGTACCCGGACGAGAAAAAGGTAAAAAAAGTTAAACGCAAAACAATTCGTTTGGAACGACGTAAGAAAGATTAA
- a CDS encoding S41 family peptidase produces MKKIQFLLPIVLLAIWALSGCQKNDTPTPTPSGSSDSTGTVVAGVKNTAELFNSWYLWYKDMPDVDLSSYTDPSKYVDAIRYNKDHWSFVAPLQEILDLIQSGQSGGWGAGFKFDLSDSLRIADVYTDSPMGRDSVARGWMIRSLDGQLVKNMSVDAINQELAKNQVTFGFVLPDSTYKELSIAKGNVVMNTVQYSHVYDTNGEKTGYLVFSDFLEPSVADLDTTFATFKADGVSNLILDLRYNTGGLLSTADSLMSLIAGNKYHNQTYNVQKFNDKHTDANTNNVVHQTANSLNLNKIVVITSSSTASASELTISGLMPLYPVTLIGTQTLGKPVGMSIFSDTQDSLAIAPISFRNVNSAGYSDYFDGIPVDYTVYEDVKYPFGDPNELCLKAALNYLSTGSPGTATAMLKSGTMPTKLLSKGTDVTVTNLYDMKKMK; encoded by the coding sequence ATGAAAAAGATACAATTTCTATTGCCAATCGTCCTGTTGGCGATTTGGGCTTTGTCGGGATGTCAAAAGAACGACACACCGACGCCAACACCTTCTGGTTCCAGTGATTCTACCGGAACGGTCGTTGCCGGAGTAAAAAATACTGCCGAGCTTTTTAACAGCTGGTACCTCTGGTATAAAGACATGCCGGATGTGGATCTTTCATCATATACCGATCCGTCAAAATATGTTGATGCTATACGGTACAATAAAGATCACTGGAGCTTTGTGGCGCCTCTCCAGGAAATTCTCGACTTAATTCAGAGTGGTCAGTCAGGTGGCTGGGGTGCTGGTTTCAAGTTCGATCTGTCCGATAGCCTGCGTATTGCCGATGTTTACACTGACAGTCCGATGGGACGGGACAGTGTGGCCCGTGGCTGGATGATTCGCTCACTCGACGGGCAACTCGTTAAAAATATGAGTGTCGATGCAATCAACCAGGAACTCGCCAAAAACCAGGTCACTTTTGGGTTTGTTCTCCCCGATAGCACCTACAAAGAACTAAGCATTGCAAAAGGCAATGTAGTGATGAATACGGTCCAATACAGCCACGTTTATGACACAAACGGTGAGAAAACCGGCTACCTCGTTTTCTCCGATTTTCTGGAGCCCTCTGTTGCCGATCTCGATACAACCTTCGCGACCTTCAAAGCTGATGGCGTTTCGAATCTCATTCTCGATTTGCGCTACAATACGGGAGGCTTGCTCTCAACTGCCGATTCGTTGATGAGCTTAATTGCCGGAAATAAATACCATAATCAAACGTACAATGTACAGAAATTCAACGACAAGCACACTGATGCAAACACGAACAACGTGGTCCACCAGACAGCCAATAGTCTTAATTTAAACAAGATTGTTGTCATCACATCATCTTCGACTGCTTCAGCCAGTGAGTTGACCATTTCGGGTCTGATGCCTTTGTATCCGGTTACCCTTATCGGGACACAAACTCTTGGGAAACCGGTTGGCATGAGCATCTTTTCTGACACACAGGACAGCCTTGCTATTGCCCCCATCAGCTTCCGCAACGTCAACAGTGCCGGCTACAGCGATTATTTCGATGGCATTCCTGTTGATTATACCGTCTACGAAGACGTCAAGTATCCATTCGGCGATCCAAACGAGTTATGCTTGAAAGCAGCGCTTAATTACCTTTCAACCGGAAGCCCCGGAACCGCTACCGCGATGCTAAAATCGGGTACGATGCCGACAAAGCTGCTTAGCAAGGGTACCGATGTAACAGTGACGAATTTGTATGATATGAAGAAAATGAAATAG
- a CDS encoding RagB/SusD family nutrient uptake outer membrane protein encodes MKRIYIISFIALVLFSVSGCKKDFLEVQPTQFLTKEQVAEAAKNNPDVAAGSIKGIYTLMFQVATGGSDPLDPDHDDFGQKGYDIYSDFLSSDLALSVNTYNWYRPLTEYTVTTDYTRIGNYRPWRYYYRIIRSANNVIAALGGNDVVPELDENKYIMGQAKAMRAYGYFYLTQFYQKSYDPAEEILPIYTDPTQPNQPKSTAQDVYALIISDLNDAISLLENFDRTAKNEVNKYVAEGLLAYTYGAMGGNDNYAQVKTLTADVINNGGFTLMDSTEVVFMGDPSVGGFRDVNTPGWMWGVDLTIDNGLDLISWWGQMDVWTYSYQWAGDRKAIDEGLYDQIPNNDVRKGQFYPDNTSGYYLIPLYKFYTEAMSIGGQRDVTTDYVYMRVAEMYLLNAEAAAKTGDEATARTSLKALVSHRMADADYIDALTGQALVDEIYLQTRIELFAEGKSYLAMKRNHATIVRGPNHLSFVGEPISYDDPRLTFEIPQSEIQNNPYIN; translated from the coding sequence ATGAAAAGAATATATATTATATCTTTCATTGCTCTGGTACTATTCAGCGTTTCGGGGTGTAAAAAAGATTTTCTCGAAGTTCAGCCCACGCAATTCCTGACAAAGGAGCAGGTGGCTGAAGCTGCCAAAAATAATCCAGATGTGGCAGCAGGTAGTATTAAAGGTATTTATACCTTGATGTTTCAGGTTGCAACAGGAGGTTCAGATCCGTTGGACCCTGACCACGATGATTTTGGCCAGAAAGGATATGACATCTACAGTGATTTTTTATCGAGTGATTTGGCATTATCCGTTAATACATATAACTGGTATAGGCCTCTAACCGAATATACCGTTACAACCGATTATACTCGGATTGGGAATTATCGTCCTTGGAGGTATTACTACCGAATCATCCGTTCTGCTAATAATGTTATAGCAGCATTAGGAGGCAATGATGTTGTTCCTGAGTTGGACGAAAATAAATACATCATGGGACAAGCCAAAGCGATGCGAGCGTATGGGTATTTCTATCTTACCCAGTTTTATCAAAAAAGTTACGATCCGGCTGAGGAAATTTTACCTATTTATACAGACCCGACTCAGCCTAATCAACCGAAAAGTACTGCTCAGGATGTGTATGCTTTGATTATTAGTGATTTGAATGATGCCATCTCCTTGTTGGAGAACTTTGATAGAACGGCCAAGAACGAGGTAAATAAATATGTAGCCGAAGGTTTGTTGGCTTATACGTATGGAGCTATGGGCGGAAACGATAATTATGCCCAAGTGAAGACTTTGACAGCTGACGTCATCAACAACGGTGGTTTTACGCTAATGGATTCAACAGAAGTTGTGTTCATGGGGGATCCTTCTGTAGGAGGATTTAGAGATGTAAATACACCAGGATGGATGTGGGGAGTTGATCTGACTATCGACAATGGTTTAGATTTGATTTCCTGGTGGGGACAGATGGATGTTTGGACCTATAGTTACCAGTGGGCAGGCGATAGAAAAGCTATCGATGAAGGACTTTATGATCAGATTCCGAATAATGATGTTAGAAAAGGTCAGTTTTATCCAGATAACACCTCTGGTTATTATTTAATACCGCTATATAAGTTTTATACTGAAGCGATGAGTATTGGTGGGCAGAGGGATGTTACAACTGACTATGTCTATATGCGTGTTGCGGAGATGTATCTCCTAAATGCAGAAGCAGCTGCAAAGACCGGAGACGAAGCTACTGCAAGAACCAGTCTGAAAGCGTTGGTCAGCCATCGTATGGCTGATGCAGATTATATCGACGCATTAACTGGTCAGGCATTGGTCGACGAAATTTATCTGCAAACAAGGATTGAATTATTTGCAGAAGGTAAGAGTTATCTGGCAATGAAGAGGAATCATGCGACTATTGTTCGCGGGCCCAATCACTTGTCATTCGTTGGTGAACCCATCAGCTACGACGATCCAAGGTTGACATTTGAGATACCTCAAAGTGAAATACAAAACAACCCGTATATCAACTAG